A part of Desulfotomaculum nigrificans DSM 574 genomic DNA contains:
- the cysK gene encoding cysteine synthase A, with product MPVYNNILETIGRTPLVRLNKLAKDVAAAEVLAKVESFNPGGSVKDRVAYNMIKDALQRGVINQNSVLIEPTSGNTGVGLAMACAAMGLKLILTMPETMSQERRSLLQAYGAQLVLTPGDQGMKGAISKAEELKNSMDNAIIPQQFANPANPQAHLDTTGPEIWEDTRGKIDIFVAGVGTGGTITGVSKYIKAKKPSLQSVAVEPAASPVLSGGKPGPHPIQGIGAGFIPEVLNLELVDEVFQVTGDQAMEAARHMAREEGILIGISGGAAVYAALAVARRPENAGKTVVVLLPDTGERYLSTALFKEAPPTESFQANQ from the coding sequence ATGCCCGTTTACAACAATATTCTGGAAACCATTGGTCGCACACCCCTGGTTAGGCTGAACAAGCTGGCTAAAGATGTGGCTGCTGCGGAGGTGCTGGCCAAGGTAGAGTCTTTTAATCCCGGCGGCAGTGTTAAAGATCGGGTGGCTTATAACATGATTAAGGACGCCCTGCAGCGGGGCGTGATTAATCAAAACAGTGTATTAATTGAGCCCACCAGCGGTAATACCGGGGTGGGGCTGGCCATGGCCTGCGCAGCCATGGGGCTTAAGCTCATCTTAACCATGCCGGAGACCATGAGCCAGGAGAGACGCAGCCTGCTACAGGCCTACGGCGCCCAGTTAGTGTTAACCCCCGGGGATCAAGGCATGAAAGGTGCTATTAGCAAGGCCGAGGAACTAAAAAACAGCATGGATAATGCTATCATCCCCCAGCAGTTTGCTAACCCCGCCAACCCCCAGGCCCATTTAGATACCACCGGCCCGGAAATCTGGGAGGACACCCGGGGTAAAATCGATATCTTTGTGGCTGGCGTGGGTACCGGCGGCACCATCACCGGTGTATCAAAATATATTAAGGCTAAAAAACCATCGCTGCAGTCAGTGGCGGTGGAACCGGCGGCTTCCCCGGTATTATCCGGCGGTAAACCCGGCCCTCACCCCATTCAGGGCATCGGCGCCGGTTTTATTCCGGAAGTGCTAAACTTGGAACTGGTTGATGAAGTCTTTCAAGTGACCGGGGATCAAGCAATGGAAGCAGCCCGGCACATGGCCCGGGAAGAAGGCATCCTCATTGGCATTTCAGGGGGGGCCGCCGTTTACGCCGCCCTGGCAGTGGCCCGCCGCCCGGAAAACGCCGGAAAGACAGTGGTGGTATTACTGCCGGATACCGGCGAGCGTTACCTGTCCACCGCTTTATTTAAGGAAGCACCACCAACTGAGAGTTTTCAGGCCAATCAGTAA
- the acpS gene encoding holo-ACP synthase — MLKGIGTDIIEIERIELAISRGGQQFLDRVFTPREQEYCGGKVHCLAGRFAAKEAILKALGTGLRGMRWTDIEILPNYLGKPEVKLSGPALEIAAEMDIAKILVSISHDRGRAVAFAVAAGKER; from the coding sequence ATGCTGAAGGGAATTGGTACCGACATTATTGAAATAGAAAGAATTGAACTGGCCATCAGCCGGGGCGGCCAGCAATTTTTAGACCGGGTGTTTACTCCCCGGGAGCAGGAATATTGCGGCGGTAAAGTGCATTGCCTGGCCGGACGCTTTGCCGCTAAGGAAGCTATTTTAAAGGCTCTGGGCACCGGTCTGCGGGGAATGCGCTGGACGGATATTGAAATTTTACCCAATTATTTAGGTAAGCCGGAGGTAAAATTATCTGGTCCGGCGTTAGAAATAGCTGCAGAAATGGATATAGCTAAAATATTGGTGAGTATATCCCATGACCGGGGCAGGGCGGTGGCCTTTGCGGTGGCGGCGGGGAAAGAGAGGTAG
- a CDS encoding histidine kinase, with translation MATLYSSRGQVYKTCPFFMKEYLLTCRIRTLMKQLRLLSQWLNQKFGFRIPDLTTVLRLLAAQLAIGLIFVLWQPTMWGQVLAICGLSFGATFVILGCRPMRRVLTVRVDEKSVAPTLQIANETLPFLRRGLNEETARQTAEIIQKISDVAAVAITDRERVLAFLGTGCEHHPVGGSIVTRATREVIATGELKVVQNKSEFNCPVKDCNCPLEAAVIAPLICKGKVVGTVKLYQTHQGHIPGSVIKLAVGVAQLLGVQMELAELDRQAQLATKAELDALQAQINPHFLFNTINTISMFTRTNPETARRLLIRLSSFFRHSLKRHGRFITLEEELEYIHTYLVLEKARFREKLRVLRNIDKSLLQYKIPVLTVQPLVENAVRHGITPKEGQGTVQISAQLHGDEIEIAITDDGVGIPPEIMPKILEPGFGSGSGVGLSNVNERLKILFGEDHGLHIESEPGQGTAVWLRVPLMVDDD, from the coding sequence GTGGCAACACTTTACTCCTCTCGTGGGCAGGTATACAAGACCTGTCCTTTTTTTATGAAGGAATACTTACTCACTTGTAGAATTAGAACACTCATGAAACAATTAAGATTATTAAGTCAATGGTTAAACCAAAAATTTGGTTTTCGTATACCCGATCTAACCACCGTCCTGCGTTTGCTGGCTGCTCAGTTAGCCATCGGTCTGATTTTTGTGCTCTGGCAACCAACCATGTGGGGTCAGGTGCTGGCTATTTGCGGCTTAAGCTTTGGGGCTACCTTTGTCATTTTAGGTTGCCGCCCCATGCGACGGGTTCTCACAGTAAGGGTTGATGAAAAGTCCGTAGCACCTACCCTGCAGATAGCCAACGAGACCCTGCCTTTTTTAAGACGGGGGTTAAACGAGGAAACCGCCCGCCAGACAGCTGAAATTATTCAAAAGATCAGTGATGTAGCCGCCGTTGCCATCACCGACCGGGAACGGGTACTGGCCTTTCTGGGTACTGGCTGTGAACATCACCCGGTGGGGGGGTCCATTGTCACCCGAGCCACGCGGGAGGTAATTGCCACCGGCGAGCTGAAAGTGGTGCAAAATAAAAGTGAGTTTAACTGCCCGGTTAAAGATTGCAACTGCCCTCTGGAAGCAGCGGTCATTGCGCCCCTCATCTGCAAGGGCAAAGTGGTGGGTACGGTAAAACTGTACCAAACCCACCAGGGACATATTCCAGGCAGTGTCATTAAACTGGCTGTAGGGGTAGCACAACTGTTAGGCGTACAAATGGAACTGGCAGAACTGGACCGGCAGGCCCAACTGGCTACTAAAGCCGAACTGGATGCCCTGCAGGCCCAGATTAACCCGCATTTTTTATTTAATACCATCAACACCATCAGCATGTTTACCCGCACCAATCCGGAAACGGCCCGGCGCCTGTTGATCAGACTGTCTTCATTCTTTAGGCATTCATTAAAACGTCACGGTCGGTTTATTACTCTGGAGGAAGAACTGGAATATATTCACACTTACCTGGTGCTGGAGAAGGCTCGTTTTCGGGAAAAACTCAGGGTACTGAGGAATATAGATAAATCACTACTGCAATATAAAATACCTGTCCTGACAGTACAGCCCCTGGTGGAAAATGCCGTTAGGCACGGCATTACACCCAAAGAGGGACAGGGTACAGTGCAGATTTCCGCCCAGCTGCACGGTGACGAAATTGAAATTGCCATCACTGATGACGGGGTAGGGATTCCCCCGGAAATTATGCCCAAGATATTGGAGCCGGGGTTTGGTTCCGGCAGCGGTGTTGGTCTTTCCAATGTTAACGAAAGATTAAAGATATTATTTGGTGAAGATCATGGTTTGCACATTGAGAGTGAACCCGGCCAGGGCACGGCAGTGTGGCTCAGGGTACCCTTAATGGTGGATGATGATTAA
- a CDS encoding LytR/AlgR family response regulator transcription factor, with the protein MTLKALIVDDEYPARQELRFMLDKFSNIEIVGEATSATEALALIRALDYQVLFLDINLPGMNGLELGAAIQELPRPPFVIFVTAYDEHALEAFDVNAVDYILKPIDEKRLKRAIDRVIRAEQERAALVPPQVIAAPEPSKGEPVGSTAIKINRIPAEKQGKTILVDTSEVFYAFTEQDYVYIKTFADKLLTRFTLKELEGRLGEGMFFRTHRCYIVNLQKVKEIVPFFNGTYNLILEDKDRSEVPVSRAQAKKLRKILGF; encoded by the coding sequence GTGACTTTAAAAGCCCTGATCGTGGATGATGAATACCCGGCCCGGCAAGAGCTAAGGTTTATGTTAGATAAATTCAGCAACATAGAAATAGTGGGGGAAGCTACCAGTGCCACTGAGGCACTGGCGTTAATCAGGGCACTGGACTACCAAGTTTTGTTCCTGGATATAAATTTACCGGGCATGAACGGTCTGGAACTGGGGGCGGCGATCCAAGAGTTGCCTCGGCCACCCTTTGTTATCTTTGTCACCGCCTATGATGAGCATGCCCTGGAAGCCTTTGACGTTAATGCAGTGGACTATATTTTAAAGCCCATTGATGAGAAAAGGCTGAAACGGGCCATTGACCGGGTGATTAGGGCGGAGCAAGAACGGGCTGCCCTGGTTCCCCCACAGGTTATTGCCGCTCCGGAACCCTCTAAAGGAGAACCGGTAGGTTCAACGGCCATAAAAATTAACCGGATACCGGCGGAAAAACAGGGTAAGACCATTTTAGTGGACACCAGTGAGGTCTTTTATGCCTTTACTGAACAGGATTATGTCTATATTAAGACCTTTGCTGACAAATTACTTACCCGTTTTACTTTAAAGGAACTGGAGGGCAGATTGGGTGAGGGCATGTTCTTCCGCACCCACCGCTGCTATATTGTCAATCTGCAAAAGGTTAAGGAGATTGTACCATTTTTTAACGGCACTTATAATTTGATCCTGGAAGATAAGGATCGCAGCGAAGTTCCGGTAAGCCGGGCCCAGGCCAAGAAGTTGAGAAAGATTTTAGGTTTTTAA
- the acs gene encoding acetate--CoA ligase, with amino-acid sequence MFRSNMMDFAAEEQVFYPDISFSIRANVRDTRIYDWAGIDYEGFWATEAEQLHWYRPWDKVLDWQPPFAQWFVGGKINACYNCVDRHLSSWRRNKAAIIFEGELGDQQVLTYQDLYREVTKFANVLRGLGVKKGDLVSIYMPMIPQAVVAMLACARIGAPHSVVFGGFSAEALRDRINDAGAKVVVTADGCWRRGKAIPLKQNVDIALTQCPSVEKVVVVERTRGEVYMEPGRDLWYHELMQQAPIGCEPEVMDAEDILFILYTSGTTGKPKGIVHTTGGYLTGVTSTHRNLFDLKEDDVYWCTADIGWITGHSYIVYGPLANGATVLLFEGAPDYPARDRFWEIIEKYRVTIFYTAPTAIRLFMKWGEVWPNGRDLSSLRVLGSVGEPINPEAWLWYHKHIGREKCPIVDTWWQTETGMVMVAPLPGITPTKPGSATVSLPGVAVDVVDELGNPVEAGHSGYLVIKKPWPAMLRTVYKDPQRYVDQYWSRFPGLYFTGDGARRDKDGYIWVSGRVDDVINVSGHRIGTAEVESALVEHPAVAEAAVIGRYHELKGQAVSAFITLREGVAWAPELEKDLKAHVAKKIGGLARPEEIICAWELPKTRSGKIMRRLLKDIAEGRVLGDISTLADPTVIHQLMNKKSAF; translated from the coding sequence ATGTTTCGTTCCAATATGATGGATTTTGCTGCCGAGGAGCAAGTCTTCTATCCGGACATATCCTTTTCGATCCGGGCCAATGTGCGGGACACCAGAATTTATGATTGGGCTGGGATAGACTATGAGGGCTTTTGGGCCACTGAAGCGGAGCAGCTGCACTGGTATCGGCCCTGGGATAAAGTGTTAGATTGGCAGCCCCCCTTTGCCCAGTGGTTTGTGGGCGGCAAAATAAATGCTTGCTACAATTGTGTAGACCGGCATCTAAGCAGCTGGCGCCGGAATAAAGCTGCCATCATTTTTGAAGGGGAACTGGGTGACCAGCAGGTATTAACCTACCAGGATTTGTACCGGGAAGTTACCAAGTTTGCCAATGTGCTGCGGGGCTTGGGGGTAAAAAAGGGCGATCTGGTGAGCATCTATATGCCTATGATTCCCCAGGCAGTGGTGGCCATGCTGGCCTGTGCCCGCATCGGGGCACCCCATAGCGTAGTATTTGGCGGCTTTTCTGCCGAGGCCCTGCGAGATCGCATTAATGACGCCGGAGCTAAAGTGGTGGTTACTGCTGACGGCTGCTGGCGGCGGGGCAAGGCCATTCCGTTAAAACAAAATGTTGATATCGCCTTAACCCAGTGCCCCAGTGTAGAAAAGGTGGTAGTGGTGGAGCGGACCCGCGGTGAAGTCTATATGGAGCCAGGGCGGGATCTTTGGTATCATGAATTGATGCAGCAGGCTCCCATAGGCTGTGAGCCGGAGGTAATGGACGCCGAGGATATTCTTTTCATTTTATATACCAGCGGTACCACCGGTAAACCCAAGGGTATCGTACACACCACCGGCGGTTATTTAACCGGTGTTACCTCCACTCACCGCAACTTATTTGACCTAAAAGAAGATGATGTGTACTGGTGCACCGCCGACATCGGGTGGATCACCGGGCATAGTTATATTGTTTACGGTCCCCTGGCCAACGGGGCTACAGTGCTGCTGTTTGAAGGGGCCCCGGACTATCCGGCCCGGGATCGTTTTTGGGAAATCATTGAAAAATATCGGGTTACCATTTTTTATACCGCACCCACGGCCATTCGCTTATTTATGAAGTGGGGCGAGGTTTGGCCCAACGGTCGGGATTTATCCTCCTTAAGGGTACTGGGTTCAGTGGGTGAACCTATTAATCCCGAAGCCTGGTTATGGTATCACAAACATATTGGCAGAGAAAAATGCCCCATCGTGGATACCTGGTGGCAAACAGAAACCGGTATGGTCATGGTGGCCCCCCTGCCAGGCATAACTCCCACCAAACCGGGCTCCGCCACCGTGTCCCTACCCGGTGTGGCTGTGGATGTGGTAGATGAACTGGGGAACCCGGTGGAAGCCGGGCACAGCGGTTACCTGGTCATTAAAAAGCCATGGCCCGCTATGTTGCGTACGGTTTATAAAGACCCCCAGCGTTATGTTGACCAGTATTGGAGCCGCTTCCCGGGCCTGTATTTTACCGGTGACGGGGCCCGCCGGGATAAGGACGGATATATCTGGGTATCAGGCCGGGTGGATGATGTAATCAACGTATCCGGACACAGAATTGGCACCGCCGAAGTGGAAAGCGCACTGGTGGAACACCCGGCAGTGGCAGAAGCAGCGGTTATTGGTCGGTATCACGAATTAAAAGGGCAGGCCGTTTCTGCTTTCATTACCCTGAGAGAAGGTGTGGCCTGGGCACCGGAATTGGAAAAGGATTTAAAGGCCCATGTGGCCAAAAAGATCGGTGGTTTGGCCCGACCGGAAGAAATTATCTGTGCCTGGGAACTGCCCAAAACCCGCAGCGGCAAAATCATGCGGCGTTTGCTTAAGGATATTGCTGAAGGAAGAGTGCTGGGGGATATTTCCACCCTGGCCGATCCCACAGTGATTCACCAACTAATGAATAAAAAGAGTGCCTTTTAA